In the genome of Thermodesulfobacteriota bacterium, the window GGCTCAGCTCCTCCACCAGTCCCTGCACCAGGGCCTGACGGCCCCTGGCCTCCATGGGGAAGACGATCTCGCCATCGGTAACCTTGACCTGGATCTTCTGTCCAGGCGCGTCACCAGCCAGCTCCAGCCAGCAGCCGCGACGGCTGCAGACATCGATCACCACCCCGCGCACCAGCACCTCTTTGCCCACATAGGCCTTCGGGGCGGCCAGGATGGTGGAGATCCTGGTCTCCTCGACCAGGGTCAAAGGCCGGCCATAGAGCTCGGCAGCAGCAGCACCGGAAGCCAAGAGCAGCCAGCCGCAGAACAGGACCAGGAGACCATGGCGGCAAACAGACATGGGACACCTTTTTCAAGTCAAGGTGGACGTGAACGGCATAATCTAGTCGGGTTCACCTGAGGCGTCAACAGAAAAAAACCGACTGAATCAGAAGGCCGGTTGCCAGCCGCTGCACTCCCTGGTTCCGGCACGGGCCAAGCTGTGCTATAACTTCTGGAGCCCTGGCGGATCCCCTGCCGCCCTTTTGCTGCCCTGAGACGAAAAAGGAGATTGTATGCGACGCGCTACCTTGCCCCTCCTGGTCGCTGTGCTCTGCTTCCTTCTGACGCCGGTCAGGAGCAAGGCCGCCGCGGTGCTGACCCCGGCCCCTCCGCTGAAGACCGAGGCCAAAATCCGGGATGTGTCGGTGTCCGCGGATGGCCAGTGGACCTTTGTCCTGGCCGAGGGCGGCACGGTCCTCCTGTACGGGCCGCAAGGTGAGCTGGTCGACCGCCTGCAGGTGCCCGCGGACACGACCGGGATCGCGGTGTGGCCGGACGGATCCCGCCTTTTGGCCAGCAGTGCCGGCAAGCCGGACGTGGCGGTCTACGAGGTGGAGCTGGTGGTGGCGATCAATGTCGAAGGCTCACCATTCAAGGGGCCGGCGACCGCGCCGGTGACGGTGGCGGTGTTCAGCGATTTCCAGTGACCGTACTGTGCGCGGCTGGTGCCGCTCCTCGAGCAGGTGCTCGGGCAATTTCCCCAGGATGTCAAGGTCGTCTTCAAGAACTTTCCCCTCCGCAACCACCCCTTGGCCATGCCAGCGGCCACCGCGGCGCTGGCCGCCCACCAGCAGGGCCAGTTCTGGGCCATGCACGATCGTCTCTTCGCCAACTACCAGGGCCTGAGCGAGGCCATGATCGGGGAGACGGCCCGGCAGCTCGGCCTGGACATGGAGCGCTTCCAAAAGGACCGCCAGGACCCCAAAATCGCCGCGGCCATTCGCCAGGACATGGAAGACGCCCTGAAGGCCCGGGTTCGGGGCACACCCGCCGTGTACGTCAACGGCCGTTTCCTGAAGGACCGGAGTCCGGAGGGGCTGGCGGCGGCGGTGGAGGCGGCCCGGAGCAAGCGCTGACAGGATCCTGCCTTCTGCCTCCGCCGACTCCGACCTGACCCCTCTGCTGCCTGAGGTGTGAATCATGAAAAAAGAGGTCAGCCACCGCATTCTGGTGGTGGACGAC includes:
- a CDS encoding DUF4920 domain-containing protein; the protein is MSVCRHGLLVLFCGWLLLASGAAAAELYGRPLTLVEETRISTILAAPKAYVGKEVLVRGVVIDVCSRRGCWLELAGDAPGQKIQVKVTDGEIVFPMEARGRQALVQGLVEELSLTLEETVRWHRHLAEEEGRPFDERSVTAPETIYRIRGLGARIES